CAGCTTGCCAGTGCTGCAACAGCACAGTAATGGACCATGCGGTATAGTCTCAATGGAGAAGCACTCTGCTCTTTGCTTCCTATTTAaacagaaaaagacaaagaagagAAATCATTTAGCAGCTTTCAATTCACTTTCAATTCTTCAAGTGTCAAACTAAAATCTTGAGGGCAACTCCGAAGTCTTTGAGGGGTCACTGACTCTCAACAAGTTTTGGCGATAGTACGAACTCCCGAGTCTTTAAGGGTAACTCTCAAATCTTTGAGGGTATTTGTCAAGTCTGTGCGTATCTCTCAAGTCTTTGAGTAGTTACTAACTCTCAAGTCTTTGAGGATAACTCTCAAGTAAACTCCCAAATTATCATTAGCAGAGAGTCGAACTGAACTGTTGTCCCTCCCCACATACATAATTATCAGCAATACGAGCTTTTCTCTGCACCGACGAGTTGTAAAGGCATTAAATCACCTTTATTGGTCAGTTTCATGAAACAGATACAAATAATTGATGTAGCCTGAATTGGCAAAAAGAAAAGGGGAATATTTTGTATGATGCCTTACCTCTCATTCCTGATTTGGAGAAAGTAGACGCAAAGTTCTTTTTCATCAAGTAACCCACACGGAAGAAGCCAAAGGCCAGAAGTCCACTCCACGTAATGTAGATGAATTGACAcagcaacaaaaacagtttgagtTCAGTAAATGCAGGACACAGCATGTCGCTTCCCAACACCAGAAGGAAATGGAACCCACAGCTCAATGACACCGTCGAGAGAACTTTTTGAAATCTCGGAGGTCCCAGAGATAGCCTTGTGGTGTCGAGCAGAACAAGGAGGAGAGTTGTCATTGAAGCGGTCATACACGGGAAGCCCACAGACCACATCATGCGCGAGAGTAGCAGTGGTACATTCTCGTTGGAGCCGTAGGGGTTATTGAACAATGACACTGCACGGGTGACTCCTAACACAAGAAGGAGAGAGTTGAACGTAAAAGAGAGAATACTCTTGTTGCCCTTTTTGAGCTCATAAATCAAGGATATCAATATCTGACCACCGTAGAGACCGAGGAGGGTGAAATACACTGCGAATATATAGACGTGGCATTGGAGAGCAACTCCTAGAATAGATGGCAACACACTCCAGTCGGGACCTGGTTCGGGCCAATCTTCACCAACAGGTTCGGGTTCTGATTCAGACTCGGGCTCTGCACTTGGTTCTGGTTCAGGCTCAGATGTTGGTTCGGAATCGGGTTCAGAATTTGGCTctgattcagattcagattttgGTTCTGAATCCGCTTCCGCATCTGGTTCTGATTCGGGTTCAGATAATGGCTCAGATTCAGGTTCAGAGGTcggttctgattcaggttcagcagttggttctgattcaggttcagatgttggttctgattcaggttcagcATTTACTTCTGACTCAGGTTTAGCAGTGGGTTCCGATTCAGGCTCAATATTTGGCTCTGATTCAGGTTCAGCAtttggttctgattcaggttcagcagttggttctgattcaggttTAGAAGTTGGTTCTGATTCGGGTTCAGCAGTTGGTTCTGATTCGAGTTCACCTGTCGGTTCTGATTCAGGCTCAGCATTTGGTTCTGATTCGGGTTCAGCAGTTGGTTCTGATTCAAGTTCACCTGTCGGTTCTGATTCAGGCTCAGCATTTGGTTCTGATTCATTTTCAGCAtttggttctgattcaggttcagaAGTCGGTTCTGATTCAGGCTCAGCACTTGGCTCTGATTCAGGTTCAGCATTTGGGTCTGATTCAGGTTCAGAAGTcggttctgattcaggttcagaCGTCGGTTCCGATTCAGGTTCAGAAGTCGGTTCTGATTCAGGCTCAGTATTTGACTCCGATTCAGGCTCAGCATTTGGTTCTGATTCAAGTTCAGAagttggttctgattcaggtGCAGCAACTGGTTCTGATTCGGGTTCAGAAGTTGGTTCCGATTCAGGTTCAGAAGTCGGTTCTGATTCAGGCTCAGTATTTGATTCCGATTCAGGCTCAGCGtttggttctgattcaggttcagaagttggttctgattcaggtGCAGCATTTGGCTCTGACTCAGGTTCGGCAtttggttctgattcaggttcagcATTTGGCTCTGATTCAAGTTCAGCAGTTGGTTCTAATTCAGGTTCAGAAGTTGGTCCCGATTCAGGTTCAGAagttggttctgattcaggttcagcatttggttctgattcaggttcagcatttggttctgattcaggttcagcatttggttctgattcaggttcagaAGTCGGTTCTGACTCAGGTTCAGCATTTGGTTCTGACTCAGGTTCAGCAGAtggttctgattcaggttcagaAGTCGGTTCTAATTCAGGTTCCGAAATAGGTTCtggttctgattcaggttcggcatttggttctgattcaggttcagcATTTGGCTCTGATTCAAGTTCAGCAGTTGGTTCTAATTCAGGTTCAGAAGTTGGTCCCGATTCAGGTTCAGAagttggttctgattcaggttcagcatttggttctgattcaggttcagcATTTGGTTCTGCTTCAGGTTCAGAAGGCGGCTCCGATTCAGGTTCCGAAATCGGTTCTGCTTCAGGTTCAGCAGTTGCttctgattcaggttcagcagttggttctgattcaggttcagaAGTTGGTTCTGGTTCGGATTCAGGTTCAGAAGTTGGTTCTGATTCGGGTTCAGCAGTTGGTTCTGACTCAGGTTCAGCagttggttctgattcaggttcagcatttggttctgattcaggttcagaagtcggttctgattcaggttcCGAAATCGGTTCTGGTTCGGATTCAGGTTCAGAAGTTGGTTCTGATTCGGGTTCAGCAGTTGGTTCTGACTCAGGTTCAGCagttggttctgattcaggttcagaAGTCGGTTCTAATTCAGGTTCCGAAATAGGTTCtggttctgattcaggttcagcAGTTGGTTCTGATTCGGGTTCAGGagttggttctgattcaggttcagcagttggttctgattcaggttcagaAGTCGGTTTCTATTTCAGGTTCAGCagttggttctgattcaggttcagcAGTTGGTTCTGATTCGGGTTCAGCAGTTGGTTCTGACTCAGGTTCAGCAGTTGGTTCTGATTCGGGTTCAGCagttggttctgattcaggttcgGAAGCCGGTTCTGAATCATGTTCAGCAtttggttctgattcaggttcagaAGTCGGTTCTGACCCAAGTTCAGAAGTTGGTTCTGATTCAGATTCAGAAGTCGGTTCTGATTCAGGTCCAGCtgttggttctgattcaggttcagcAACTGGTTCTGATTCGGGTTCAGCAtttggttctgattcaggttTCAGAAGTCGTGTCCGATTCAGGCTCAGCATTTGGCTCTGATTCGGGTTCAGCATTTGGTTCCGATTCAGGCTCAGCCTTTGGTCCTGACTCAGGCTCAGAAGTCGGTCTGATACAGGTTCAGCtgttggttctgattcaggttcagaAGTCGGTTCTGACTCAGGTTCAGAAGTTGgttcagattcagattcagaagTCAGTTCTGATCAGGTTCAGCtgttggttctgattcaggttcagcAACTGGTTCTGATTCGGGTGCAGCATTTGGTTCTGATCAGGTTCAGAAGTTCGGGTCCGATTCAGGCTCAGCATTTGGCCCTGATTCTGGTTCACCTGCAGGTTCTGATTTCTGGTTTCAGCAGTTTgttctgattcaggttcagaGGTCGGTTCTGATTCAGGCTCTGGTTCTGATTCACGTTTGTTCCTGGAAAGATACTTTCGTGCATATCTCTCAATCCTGAATACCCAACACCCAGAGTCGCGAAATTATCTATCCTGTGGGATCGAGTTTCAATTTCATGTTAGTCAATATATCTTTAGATGTCACTTTTACTCAAGGTTTCATTCTTTCCCTGAGGCTGCTGTCAACATCTTCAGTCTGTTTCCAAATTCAAGAACGGAAGAACTGTTGTTTATGGAAGGGTCTCTCGAGATCGGTTTCTCAAAGTTTGCTGTGTGTAGTTGGAAGAGCATGAAAATCAGTTGCAGCGAAAAAACTGCGTGAGTCTGCATTGTGGTTCAGTTGAGGGATCCGATGAACCTGAGTGGGAAAGttaagaaaaacacaaagaaaacgAATAAAAAGACACTGTTCTGCTGACTTTAATTAATTTCAAAGCATGACTTTTGTATACATTTGCAGCACACGATACCTTTGCTGCTGGTAATAGTACAACGGGGCATTCATATTGTGCTCTACAAAGCACACATCTgcccacaacaacaaaatggcaCAGCCTATCACAAGACCACACACAATTAATAGTGATGGTCAAACAATTtaaacaccccagtttttgcagtggaCTATTGTGTGTGTGTCTCTCTCTGTTAAACTGATTGACCTATTGCCTGTGGGCAATACCTACATCAACTTATTGCCATCTCAAAATGCTCCTGGAAATTTGTTATCGCAAGCTACTGTATATTTTCAGCATATATTGATTTTGAgtgtttatttttactttttaacgTTTACCTTCGTTTTAAAGATTGACCAGACAGTGGTAAGATTAGAATTAAGTCTTTAGATTTGAATgatatattttaaaggcagtggacactattggtagtaactcaaaataaatattagcataaaaccttacttggtaacgagtaatgggaagagtttggtagtataaaacattgtgagtaatttcgagacctcagaattggattttgaggactctaaatcaagcatctgaaagcacacaactccgtgtgacaagggtcattattatctcgcaacttcgaggaccaattgagctaaattgttcacaggtttcaattatgcacatgttgagatacacaaagtgggaAGACAagactttgacaattcccaatagtgtgtAGGGTCTTTAAGATGTAAACAACAATATAACATTACTATTTTCATTTCAAGCAACGTAAACTCATCCAGCTTCCAAAGCCGTAATTGTTCATGAAGTGTTCGCGAttacttaacaaaaaaaaagtcaggGACAACAGTCACATATAACGACCTTttctttcaaagaaaaacaaacagactAACAGAAAAACCAAACAGTCTAAGTTAGAATCAATCATAAAGCAGCCATGCCTAAAAGTCACCGGGTTCCTGCCCTTGAGGTTACGCCTTTTTGCTTCGCTCTTAATCGACTCCATTGAGTTTGCAGGTGGCCCGACATTGATTAACGGCACCCGTAAAGAAATAAGAGTCCATCCCACCGATACCATCATAACCAATCACTGTTAGGGTCATTGGCAAGTAATTTATGTCTAAATTCAACCGAAATAGTTGTTGGTAGAAAACCCAAACCTGCAATATACCATTTTATTATTGCAACGTCATTGTACAGGTGGACTAGCATTGATTTAAAGACATATGCAAAGCAATGGGTCCATCGCACCGAGATTTAATAGTTCTATGGTGCGTTTTCGCGGCTGTAACCCATATCTGTTTCGGTCATTGGTTAACCATTGGCCAATTCAAATGacataaactgctcacaaaaagtaaggaaacttttttgaatccagtatatttgttactatttattactctctttgtatatggtatatatcaatgcaaagctgaactgtttctctttaaaatgataccacatttgcaatgattacatgttgctgaacttggctacacgaataacaatgaggcaaagtcacaaatcaaatgtgccaaaattaccgttgtctgtgctaaatggtcaataggtgatgctcaataatcaaaccgatcaagcttttcagaaccattaatggtttacacaaagatttgcaatAGTGAGCTCATCAGACACAGTTAACCCTTatctcttgaaaaacaccttgtttgatgggtatttgcaagacgatattctacagccgattgcagtcccatacttgcagactcttggaccaaaatgccatctttcaagatgacaacgctcaccccca
This sequence is a window from Asterias rubens unplaced genomic scaffold, eAstRub1.3, whole genome shotgun sequence. Protein-coding genes within it:
- the LOC117306688 gene encoding LOW QUALITY PROTEIN: proline-rich transmembrane protein 3-like (The sequence of the model RefSeq protein was modified relative to this genomic sequence to represent the inferred CDS: inserted 1 base in 1 codon) — translated: MLNPNQNQLLNLNQNQQLDLNQNRLLNLNQNQLLNLGQNRLLNLNQNQMLNMIQNRLPNLNQNQLLNPNQNQLLNLKPTAEPESEPTPEPESEPTAEPESEPEPISEPELEPTSEPESEPTAEPESEPTAEPESEPTSEPESEPEPISEPESEPTSEPESEPNAEPESEPTAEPESEPTAEPESEPTSEPESEPEPTSEPESEPTAEPESEATAEPEAEPISEPESEPPSEPEAEPNAEPESEPNAEPESEPTSEPESGPTSEPELEPTAELESEPNAEPESEPNAEPESEPEPISEPELEPTSEPESEPSAEPESEPNAEPESEPTSEPESEPNAEPESEPNAEPESEPNAEPESEPTSEPESGPTSEPELEPTAELESEPNAEPESEPNAEPESEPNAAPESEPTSEPESEPNAEPESESNTEPESEPTSEPESEPTSEPESEPVAAPESEPTSELESEPNAEPESESNTEPESEPTSEPESEPTSEPESEPTSEPESDPNAEPESEPSAEPESEPTSEPESEPNAENESEPNAEPESEPTGELESEPTAEPESEPNAEPESEPTGELESEPTAEPESEPTSKPESEPTAEPESEPNAEPESEPNIEPESEPTAKPESEVNAEPESEPTSEPESEPTAEPESEPTSEPESEPLSEPESEPDAEADSEPKSESESEPNSEPDSEPTSEPEPEPSAEPESESEPEPVGEDWPEPGPDWSVLPSILGVALQCHVYIFAVYFTLLGLYGGQILISLIYELKKGNKSILSFTFNSLLLVLGVTRAVSLFNNPYGSNENVPLLLSRMMWSVGFPCMTASMTTLLLVLLDTTRLSLGPPRFQKVLSTVSLSCGFHFLLVLGSDMLCPAFTELKLFLLLCQFIYITWSGLLAFGFFRVGYLMKKNFASTFSKSGMRGSKEQSASPLRLYRMVHYCAVAALASCVTNIYGAVGVFGVYSDLEFVEAWXWWIFQTTMRLEEVAMSALVAMLAGKAGKDGMWKLIRILREATRRCATRIQRKRFSTRVVPVSVKSPQDAGSSGSTERMFLSENNSITIGASALSDIRSERRRPSVMQPLQEGKLPEPSPEPEREPTPEPEPEPEPEPVVEPEPIPEPEPVPEPEPVVVEPEPEPEPEPEPAVEPEPVPEPAVEPEPEPIVEVAPEPEPEPEREPTPEPEREPTPEPEPAPVVVRPPTPEPAPKPADEPDHAKSRAPPPPEPVKPQKEAPAKAAPPPAPAPSEGSLDLSDMAKARALAAGKKKKKAASSADWRTKYNAFQNL